In Alteribacter lacisalsi, a genomic segment contains:
- a CDS encoding phosphotransferase family protein gives MNRLKHLIGEGWHLRPAGGATGEAYIAEQGEQKIFIKRNSSPFLAVLSAEGIVPKLLWTKRLESGDVITAQRWVNGRELKSFDMNDDRIARLLGKIHRSKELLEMFRRLGNKPLTPERLLAGLNEQAGEMQHEDPAVTEAMNWLGENLDDVRTEQYVVCHSDVNHNNWIVSEEDSLYLIDWDGANVADPALDLSALLYLYIPEDEWKTWLDAYGVTLTPDLIKRMSWYMLAQSIESVVWHGSREQIAEYTKWHALLKEVLQKVNVKMN, from the coding sequence GTGAATCGATTGAAACACTTGATAGGTGAAGGGTGGCATTTGCGTCCTGCCGGTGGAGCGACCGGGGAAGCGTATATAGCGGAACAGGGCGAACAGAAAATTTTTATAAAGCGTAATTCTTCACCTTTTCTGGCGGTCCTGTCAGCGGAAGGCATTGTTCCGAAGCTGCTCTGGACAAAGCGGCTTGAAAGTGGTGATGTAATTACTGCTCAGCGCTGGGTAAACGGCCGTGAACTCAAGTCTTTTGATATGAATGACGACCGAATTGCCAGACTGCTTGGTAAAATTCACCGCTCAAAAGAACTTTTGGAAATGTTTCGCAGGCTTGGTAATAAGCCTCTTACCCCGGAGCGGCTCCTTGCAGGTTTAAATGAGCAGGCTGGTGAGATGCAGCACGAAGATCCGGCGGTGACAGAAGCCATGAACTGGCTCGGTGAAAATCTGGATGACGTAAGAACGGAACAGTACGTTGTCTGTCATTCTGACGTTAACCATAATAACTGGATCGTTAGTGAAGAGGATTCCCTCTATCTGATTGACTGGGACGGAGCCAATGTAGCGGACCCTGCTCTTGATTTGTCGGCTCTCCTGTATCTTTATATTCCTGAAGATGAATGGAAAACCTGGCTAGATGCCTACGGTGTTACGCTTACGCCTGACCTGATCAAACGGATGAGCTGGTATATGCTCGCCCAGAGTATTGAAAGTGTCGTCTGGCACGGCAGTCGCGAACAGATAGCGGAATATACGAAGTGGCATGCTCTTCTTAAGGAAGTGCTGCAGAAAGTAAATGTAAAAATGAATTAA
- a CDS encoding YtzH-like family protein, whose amino-acid sequence MPMTYHHQLQLLVDILKNQDTEHFGSRDEYAQVERLAVSLLNNQEVQEDLRELLTAIQQYSHNHQTEGIMEVLENESLDQWVQGIEKSEHSFLYPDRLI is encoded by the coding sequence ATGCCGATGACCTACCATCATCAGCTTCAGCTGCTCGTGGATATATTAAAAAACCAGGATACCGAACACTTCGGCTCCCGTGATGAATACGCCCAGGTCGAACGACTGGCTGTCTCACTGCTTAACAATCAGGAGGTACAGGAAGATCTCAGGGAACTTCTTACCGCCATCCAGCAATACAGCCACAATCATCAGACTGAAGGAATTATGGAGGTGCTCGAAAACGAAAGCCTTGATCAGTGGGTTCAGGGAATTGAAAAATCAGAACACAGCTTTCTTTATCCGGACCGGTTGATCTGA
- the trmB gene encoding tRNA (guanosine(46)-N7)-methyltransferase TrmB, which translates to MRHRNKPWAAEEIAAHPQYIVPQPSGNKGRWHHFFGNSNPLYVEVGSGKGRFVTGMADENPGINMIGIEKFDTIIISGLERMIERGLKNVIMLKEDVNEITSFFGPKEVDRLFINFTDPWPKNRHAKRRLTHEGFLQKYVEILKDGGEIHMKTDNRLLFQYSLQSFSEFGLTLKNISLDLHEDGLEGNVMTEYEEKFSSEGQPIYRVEAVWNGREDE; encoded by the coding sequence ATGCGCCACCGCAATAAGCCGTGGGCGGCAGAAGAGATTGCAGCCCACCCTCAATATATTGTTCCCCAGCCGTCCGGGAACAAAGGGAGATGGCATCATTTTTTCGGAAACAGTAATCCTCTGTACGTGGAAGTCGGCAGTGGAAAAGGCAGGTTCGTCACAGGAATGGCAGACGAAAATCCCGGCATCAACATGATTGGAATTGAAAAGTTCGATACCATTATCATTTCGGGACTGGAACGGATGATTGAACGGGGACTCAAGAATGTCATCATGCTGAAAGAGGATGTTAATGAAATCACGTCATTTTTCGGGCCAAAAGAAGTGGATCGACTGTTTATTAATTTTACAGATCCATGGCCAAAAAACCGTCATGCCAAAAGAAGGCTGACTCATGAAGGGTTTTTGCAGAAATATGTAGAAATACTCAAAGACGGAGGCGAAATCCATATGAAAACGGATAACCGCCTTCTGTTTCAATATTCGCTCCAAAGCTTTTCGGAATTCGGCTTAACACTGAAAAATATCAGCCTGGATCTTCATGAGGATGGACTGGAAGGTAACGTTATGACGGAGTATGAGGAGAAATTCTCAAGCGAGGGCCAGCCGATCTACAGGGTGGAAGCTGTCTGGAACGGACGTGAGGACGAGTAA
- a CDS encoding YtnP family quorum-quenching lactonase, which yields MALEQLEVGDVLITWLNGGVTHMDGGAMFGVVPRPLWEKKYPANENNQIELRTDPMLLQVDGKNLLVETGIGTGKFTDKQKRNFGIEHESKLKENLSELGLAPEDIDMLLMTHMHFDHACGISKWKGDDLVSAFPNAVIYVNETEWEELKEPNIRSKATYYKENWQPVEGQVKTYNEAVEPIDGIHLVHTGGHSDGHSILLIDRQGEKAIHMADLMPTHAHRNPLWVLAYDDYPMNSIDAKLKYIAPAIKEEAWFLFYHDYKYRALKWDSENEIEEAVLRNRASE from the coding sequence ATGGCACTAGAACAACTCGAAGTAGGCGATGTGTTGATTACGTGGCTAAACGGCGGGGTGACCCACATGGACGGAGGAGCCATGTTTGGCGTTGTGCCCAGGCCTTTATGGGAAAAGAAGTATCCTGCGAATGAAAATAATCAGATTGAACTGAGAACCGACCCTATGCTTTTGCAGGTTGACGGTAAAAATCTTCTTGTGGAAACAGGAATTGGTACCGGGAAATTTACGGATAAGCAGAAGCGGAATTTCGGGATTGAACATGAATCAAAGCTGAAGGAAAACCTTAGTGAACTCGGGTTGGCTCCAGAAGATATTGATATGCTGCTGATGACGCACATGCATTTCGACCACGCGTGTGGTATTTCCAAGTGGAAAGGTGATGACCTGGTTTCTGCGTTTCCCAATGCTGTCATTTATGTAAACGAGACAGAGTGGGAGGAACTGAAAGAGCCGAATATCCGCTCAAAGGCAACCTACTATAAGGAAAACTGGCAGCCTGTTGAGGGCCAGGTAAAAACGTATAACGAAGCAGTCGAACCGATTGACGGAATTCATCTGGTACATACGGGCGGCCATAGCGATGGTCACAGCATCCTGCTTATCGACAGGCAGGGTGAAAAAGCCATTCATATGGCAGATCTTATGCCCACCCATGCCCACCGCAACCCACTTTGGGTTCTTGCCTATGATGACTACCCAATGAATTCCATTGATGCAAAATTGAAGTATATTGCCCCGGCAATTAAAGAGGAAGCGTGGTTTCTGTTTTACCACGACTACAAGTACCGCGCTCTTAAATGGGACTCGGAAAATGAGATTGAAGAAGCGGTGCTCAGAAACCGTGCCTCGGAATAA